GCCACTAAGATGTCTCTGTCTTCTGTGTCTACAATCCCTCTGGAACAGGCAGTATCCACAGGCATCCTCTCATTAAATGCAGGGTCCATTATGAAACCTGTTGCTGCTTGAGCTTCTAGGAGCATCAGAGCACTCTCTGCACTGAGGAGATTCTTGTGTTTGGCCTCAGTGAATGGCATTTTTCCTTGAGAGCCTGTTGTCATTCCAGCAATAACTCCAGTGCCCTTAAGACTAAGCTGGATGTCCACAGCTACTTCGTCCACTGTCTTTTTTCCCTTCAGGAGATCATCCAGGGTAGCTTTACTGATAATACCACAGTCACAAAGCTGGTGGGCTGTGACTTTGCGGCGCACCCCATCAAATACGAGCTTTGATGGATCAATTGTTACAACCTTCTCATCTGTCTGGGTCTGCCTATTTAGACTGCTTGGTCTCTGCTTTAATCTCTGTATCTCTCTCTCCAGGGAGTCTCTCTTCAGAGTCAGTTCGGATGCCTTATTTTCTGAGCTCAACAGACGGCTTTTGTACCTCTCATCGACACTCCTGAGCTCCATCATGAGCCTCTCAATCTCACTCTTCAGGGACAGCCTCTCTCGTTCTGCCTTGTCCCTGTCTGATTCACAATGTCTAATCTGGCTATCTTTCAGTTCATATTGGCTTTTCATGGAGTTAAACTCATTCAGAATGGAATTCTTTTCATCTTGCAACCTCTGTTTGTTACGAATCTCAGTCTCTAAAGTGAGTTTGATGCGAGTTAGCTCTTCTTCAAGTCGCTGCTGACGGTTCTTGTCCTGCTCCATCAGTTTAAGCTTGGATAGCAAACTATCcttctccagcagcagctcactgTATTGGCTTTGTGAGTCATGCACAATCATGGATGTCTGTGGAGAGATAAGGGAGCACTGTTATGTGTTGTAATATTATTTCCATTGTCGCATATAAAACATCAACATAAGAGGATGGAATTCAATCACGTATCCTCCGTTTGTCAGCAAAGTTCACATACATTTTCCAACATGTTAGTGTATAGTGTTTATTAATGTGCTTGTTACTATGCATGAGTAAAGTTGAGTGACATAGTGTGGCATTACTGAAAAGTTGAATTACATGCATATCTAAACAGCAGCATTTGTGAGTAAGTGAATTTCATGCTCTATCAATTCTAAAAGAGGTATACGTTATTGTAACAAATATTGCAGGGCTACTTTTAAGTCAGAATCAGTTTTAAAGCAGATATAACCAACCATGCAAGTAGTAATATGATTTAGTTTGAGGAGATCCTTTAGTGCAATCAAAATACCTCAATTGACTGCTTTTGGAATTTTTCTATTTCCAGTTTAAGTTTTTCTCTCTCCTTGGTCAGGTCACTGATGAGAACCTGGAGCTCTGTTGTCCTCTTGGTGCTACTCTGAAGCTGGACATGCAAGGCTGACAATTGAGTGACAGTTTCTCCATCAATGGCATCTTTGTTCATCTTCAGTTCATCTCTCTCGTGTTTTACTGCTCTCAGCTCCTCTTCTAACCTCAGCCTCTCTTTTGTGAGGTCCTGTGTCAGACTCTTCAGCATTTCAATCTCTTTATTGTATTCGTTAAGTTGTCGGCTCTTCTCCTCGATGGTCTTGTACAGGCTTTCGTTACGTTGGTTTAGTTCATGAATTCGAACGAGTTCCTGCTGAAGCTTCTGTTTTAGTGTCTTTAGCTCAGCTGTCACAGCCACCAGCTCCTCCTTGGTGGCTTTATGATCCCTCAAGCTCTTGTCCAGTGCCTCCTGTAGAGCCCTGAGGTCCTGCTCATACTTTCTCCCCGAGTTGGAAGTCTCTATTTGAATAGATTTCAGTGAGTTAATTGTGGTGGTGTGCTCTCTGCAGGTATGTGTCATCCTCTCTAACTCAGCCTCCATACGCTTTCTACGGGTGAACTCCTCCTGTGTTGCCTTCTTTTGCTTTTCCAACTCAGCTTCCATCCCATCCAGAGAGCACTGAAGTTCCCGGATACGGTTCTGCAGTCTGGCAGAACTTTGCTCAGCCTTAGTTTTCTCACTGCTCTGCTTTTCCAGCTCCACTCGGGTGATGCGGATCTCCTGCTCAGAGACTTTAAGCTTGTTCATCGTCTCAAGGTAGGAGGTGTTTTTTGCCTTAAGCTCCGCTTCAGCTTGTTTCAGATGACTGATTTCCAATTCCAAAGCTCTCCTCTTCTTCCCCTCTTCCTCCAGGTTCAGCGTCAGCATGCTTATCTGTTTGGACTTTTCCTGATAGTTTTTGTTGACTTCCTTTAACTTGAGCTCATCATCTCCTCTCTGCTGCAAGACCGTTCTCAGCTGCACCTCCAGCTCACTGCGTATCCTTGTTTCTTGTACCACTGAGGCCCTCTGCTGGCTGACGTCCTTCTCTGCCTTGATTTTCTGCTCTTCTGTGCGAGCAACAGACTGCCTTAGTCTCCTCAACTCTTCCTCGAGATCTCTCTTCTCAGCACTGAGTTTCTCAATTTGCAGCCTCAGCTCTGCTGCATCTTCGTTCTTCTGTTGTGTTGCTTTCAGAATGGTGGTCTTGGTAACGTGGATCTCTGTCTCGTAAGTCTGCTTAAGTTGACTAATCTCCTGGGTGCACTGTGTTCTTACCTTTGAGATATCCGATTCAGCATTTCGCCGGCGTGTTGCCTCTTCCTCGAGTTGTATCTTCAGCCTTTCAAGCTCACGTTCCTTGTCTTTCACAGACTTCTCTAAGTCAATCTTTATCCAGTTAAGCTCTTCCAATTCTTTCTGTCTGCGACGAACTGTAGCCTCATACTCTTCTTGCTGGCTGTTGTATCGCTCTTCTGCTagtcttctttttctcttttcctcatCCAGCTGGTATGTAATGCGGGTCAGCTGTTCATTCAGACCTTGAATCTGGTTCTGTGTGCTGCCTAAGCTATCCTTGGCAGCATTAACTTGCAGTACTGTGGTTCTCTTCACTTCCTCCATAGATAAAAGTTCATCTTTTGATTGACTGAGCTCTAGCTTGTAACGGGCCAAAGCATCCTCCAAAGACTTGTTTTTCTGGTTGCCATCCAGGAGGTCATCCTTTAGACGCCTCATTTCTTCCTCCAGCACCTCAATTCTGGTGTTCCTTAACTGAGAAGAGCATCAAAGTCAGAGAACACATCAGTAACCTGCTCTCATATAGTTAGACAATGCGAGTtcagatcattttttttttaaactacttTCTTTTACACATATAATCAATGTACAAAAATGGCATCATTGGTTTACAGAATATCTACCTTCAACTCTTCCATGTTCTTCAGCAGCTCCCCAAGGAACTTGTAGTAATCACTAGAGCGGGTAAGTAGCTCAATGTAATGAGCTTGGAGGTCAGCAGCCTGATAGAAATTAATATTAGAGGATGAATACTGATATTGAGCAGTCTAATATTAATTACTATCTGGTCTTATTTTCAAATTACTGTAACTAAGCAATTGACCCTGACAGTATAGAATAAACACATAATACAAAAGAAATAACCACTGAATTTAAACAGAACTGAAGAAACAGATCAGAAATTCATTCATAAAATTCATGACTAATATAACATGTGAATATACAGATGAGGTTTAGATTAGAGTGACTTAATTGAAGGCCAGTGCTTATACCTGTCGTCTGACCActgaagcaggggactgcagCATAGTTCTCTTGATGGGAATATTAAGCAACGTTTCCAGTCCGGAACTGTATGAAGCAAGCTGCATCTCATAGTCCTGAAACAAACCATACATTTTGAACCAAAAATATATTTGGCATATTGGCAAAATACCTTAACAAATTTTaggttgaataaaaaaaaaaaagtaaacagtGACTGCCTACCAACCTTTATAGAGGCAGCACAGGTGTCTGCATTTTTCTGCACATCCTCTACTTTCTCCTTCTTGCCTTTAATTTCATTGTGAAGTGCCTATTCAACAAAAAAGTATAAATAGAAATATCATTGACTAAATCTGACCCAAGTCTGTTCAGTGCTATCAAGTTCTTGTGCAAAAAAACTCCAACTTTTGAATTAAATCTTCTCACCTTGAATTTCATTAATCATTTTAGGAACAACTGCCATTTTGCAACACTTTCCACACTGGCTGCTATACAATTTAAAGTAATCCACACATGCTAACAAGTTTTAGAACCTTAATCAAATAGAAATtgtttgctttttaaaattcaaaaccaTTTCCATTCTAATTTTAGTACTGATAATGATAAATTAGTTTAAATGGAAAGACATGCCTTTTGTTGGTTGAGGTGCTCCATTAGGGCCTGGATGTCATTAATCTTAACCAACTGAAGATTGTCCTGGCGCTTCCTGGCATTGTCTATCCACTGATCCAGGGACGTGCTGCTCTGCTGATACTGTAgtaactgtttttcttgcttgTCCAAATCCCACAATCtgaggaggaaggaggaaggGGAAAGAATGAAAGGATGTTGCTagtgttgttgccatcactgAGGAATGTGTACTGACCATCTAGTTATACCTGCTATCAATCTGCTTTTGGATGCGGTGCCAGCGATCACACATCTGGCCCACCAGGTCCGAGTACTTGGACAAATCAACGTCACACTTGTGAAAGGACTCAGAAATCTGACCATTCCAGTGAAACGCTTTATTCCGGTCAGATTCCATTGATGTCAGCAGGTCTCGTTTTTGCTCCAGCTCATTCTTCATTTGCTTTATGATAGAATCACAGATGAGGTTTATGTCAGTGCATAGACAAAATCTAACTTACCACCAGAGTTATGAAAATGTTTGCACAACATGACTGTTGACTTATTGACTAAATCCCCGCCTTATGCTTTAgggaaattaattaaaaagaagattgtttttgttttgttttctttttaaatgaaccAATTAATTATAATTGTGCATAAAAGTACAATTCTACCGTCTTTTAATTTAAAGTCCCATAAAAATAATGACCTACTACAAAATGTGTCAGAcgtttaatatatatatatatatgtgcatTTAAATATGTACAAATATATGGAAAGGGACTCAAACCTTTAGTGTGATCCTATGATTTTCCACCTCTCGGATGTCCAGGGAGCTGGTATCCTTCTCAGTAAGCCGGGCCTCATGGACCTTTATGATATCCTCAGCCTGATTAAGACTTTGAAGCAAGGCCTTAAGTGCCACCAGTCTGTTGGAGACACAGAAAATACATTCAATGAAAAGTTAAAGAGATGAACCTGCTGCTGTATGTAGCCGAAATTCACATACTTATGGCAAAAAAAGGATAGAGCTGGTCAGGCTCATATACACTACCTCTGAAAATAAGTTGAAGAGAGACCCTGCAGTCCTCTCACTTTTTGGTTGATGATTTCCAGTTCAGAGCGGAGGAACTTGGCCTGCTCTGAGTCCGCAGGTATGGTCTTTAGCTGCTTTGtaatcatctccctcaggcggAGGTAATCATCGTGAATTGTCTCCAGATCTTGGTGCACACCCTGGAAATTAATACAATGGGACATTTTGTTAAATCGAGACTTATAAAGGAAATTTCTGTGCTTTGTCAAAGGAACCTTTAAGAAATCAGTTCCCAATTTTActgtgaaaaaaacccaaatggtTGCATACCTGCAGCTTCTGAATGTGCACCGAGCACTCATGCACACTGTTATCCCCCAGGGGAATGTGAAGATGACTGGTGAGACCCGATTCAGCCATCTCCAGCCGCTGTCGGATTTCTTGCAGGCTGTTGAGCAGCGTGAGGCTGACAGTAGAACTGGCTGGAGGACACTGGGTCTTGACTTTGGTGGTAGTTGACGAGATGACTTTCTGAGAGTCTGGCTTTTGAGGTTCAGACTTcaccccttcttcttctttataaCATTGGTGGAAAAGTTGAGAAATCGAAATTAATAGTAGAAAAAATTAgtgctattttttctaaattagCAGCTGTGTTTGCATTTGTGCACCGCAAATGCCATGGTTCAGTtggaaccctttttttttttggaacaggCGGAGAAAGTGTAtaaaactaatttttttttaacactgccTTTGGGGAAAAACCAAAGTATTAAAGTGTCTAAGCGTTCAGAATTATTCAGGTTAAAGCAGCATTTACAGTGAATACGTGAGTTTACGAGACATTAGTTTTGTTTATCTACCCAAATCTGTGAGAATTTCTACACAGACATATGCGTACGATCCAAAAACCATCCAACATATTTATTACTAATTTATATTTACAGTTAAACCAAGTAGGTAAAGATCAACACTAttaaaatgcaaagaattacGTGAGTGACAGCAATTGTACAAAACGGATTGTACCAAACAAAAGAAGTCTCAAACCAAACTAAAGATCAAATGATTTTGTATGAATACACAGATAATTAAAACCAGAAATGTAGCTCTCTCACAATTGGAGCAAAAGAAAGACAATGCAAACTCACTGTATGAAGGCAGCTGGATAATCAGTGTATCATAGTGTTGTTGGGCTTTGTCAAAGTGGCCTTGGATGGTTTTCTTGTCGTCTTCCCCAAACATTTCTGAACCTCGGCTGGTTTGCATGAACTCCTGGTAGTGAGTCTCCAGCCTTTTGATCATGCTGCGATACTCTTCAGGACGCATAGTCGACAGCTGCCAGACAATTGAGAAAGGTTGGATGAAGCAAAAGACACAGGAGGCGAGTACAGTGTGCCAGTGTATTATGGAAATATTGGCCTGGCATGGAACTTATTTTAGGTTTAGTATAAACTTTGTGACTTCTTACCATACTGAGAGTGAGGGAGTTGATGTAATTGAGGTCTTTGATGCAATACTGCCAGGAGATGAGGCTCTTGATGTTGATGTAGAGCTGATTACAAATCCCCATGATGGCCTCATAGTACTGCTCATTTCTGAGAACAAGACAAGCCATCAGCAACTCTTCAAGAGGAACTTTAAACTTAGCAGTCATAATGACGAGATAACTGGGCATGATTTCCCCCAAAATATCTAATGTGTAGGAAAAATGATGTTTGTACAATAATTGAAATAAATCCGTCTTTCCACACAAGATGTTCATAGGCTTAACAAACACCTGTGTGGGGTTTTCTCAGATCGTTTTTGATCTGCATCCTTCCCCATCTCTGAGTGTTTCTTACTTGCTGGCAAGGCTGATGCTGAGTGGGTTCGGAGGTGGGATGAGCAGACACACTGAGGGAATCGACATTTCAAGACCTCCGGGACCTGTCACAAGCCACTTGCTGCGCTGTGAATTGTCTTTCAGGATGCCCTCATCCCCTTTCAATATACCTTTCTGAAACATAGAAAAAGAGGACACACTGAGTTATACTTGTTAGATTTCACTTCATTCTCTGTGTCCGTTTGCACAATGTCTTTTAAGCCTGTGCGATGGAGAGAGGGAAATAACATATCCCACCTGGTCCTGTTTAAAGTCACATAAGGCCTGGACCATGACAGTGCTGCTGCTCTTCTCCTCAGGGTTGCGAGGTTTCAGCCGGACTATGGACTTGGACTTGTTAACCAGACTATGGACCTGCCTCTTGTTCTCCGTGATCCGTTCTTTCTCCATCTGTGGTGGAAATCAGATAAAAGATTTTAACAGAGGCAATGTGTACTGAAACTTTGAGAagttgtttattcatttattaattttttttccatttttatttatgtacaTGTAGACATGCTGAAGGGCTCCATAAAGACTTCCTAACTAGCTCAATTTGCATACAGATGTTGACAGCCATCTCTCTCAacagaatatatatatttatttttgtagctTGTTTGGCTTCACAGATACAGAGAAATTAACACAGGTTAATTTCACTTAACAGTAATAATGTGTAATGGTACCTCAAGGTTTTTTAGGAGTTCATTGAGGTTTTCCAGTGAGGTGTTCTTGTTACAGGTGAATTTGCTTTGGATCATCTCATGATCCCTCTTCAGCTTCGCATAAGTCTCGTTGGCCTCCTTGAAAAACTgaagacagacaaaaaaaattgtttccATGAAAAGACATGCActctgttttcatttgaaaacaagTAGGACTGAGCACTTACTTGACTGTAGGCAGAATTCTCTTTCAAATGGACATGGATGCATTTAGTGATCTGGAGAAGCCAGCTCCACTGGGTTTGCAGGGTGTCCATATAGGCCTGTGGGTGCACATACAGTAGAGACATCAACACAAAAATCTAAGAAAGTGTGGTTTGAGATACAGCAGAAAAAGCTGAGGACATTACCTCAATCTTATCTGAAGCAGGATGGTTGCTGTTAATGAGACTGGTTGCTTTCGTTTTCAGCTTGTTTaactccttctccttctcctccaggTCCCTCATCAGCCTCTGTCACATAAACAGGAAGCAAGGATTCGTAAGAGTTCCACTGCAGACACTGACAACCAACATACCCAAGATTTTAATAAAAAAGGGATCAGCCAGGGATTCTCACAGAGTAGCTCTCCTGCTTCTTAGGGATGTACTGGTCAATGTTCTTGTCTCCCCAGTCAAACAcaagctcctcctcctctctatCGTTCACCCACATGATGGCTCTGGAGATCTCCTCGATGATGGCTTGAAGCTCACGCAATTGATTCAGGCGGCTGACAGATAATTTCTGCAACAAATACAAGGCAAAAGTATGAATATGATAAAAATCCAACAATGCACAAAGCTGCTGACACTGACAAAATGAAACTCTCTATGAAACTACCTGCAGGTTGTCCGATTCATTTTCAAGGAGGTTGAAGTGGTACTTATCATCCACTGTGATCTAAGAAGAAGGATAAGTTTCACATTGTAAATATTAGGCTTTAGTTGACATGTTGCATAAGATCCTACTCTTtataaacaagtttttttttaggagAATCCACAAAAGAGTACAGTAAAAAAGAAACTATTAAAAGCGCTTCAAAACAGCAAACAAATCTGATGAAATACACCTTACCAGTTCATCTTTGGCACGTTCCACTTCCTGTCTTCCTTGGATCGAGCTGTGGAATTTGTTGTGACTTGTGATTTGCTTATCTATGGTACTTGAGTCTTCTCCCCATGGAGCTGTCTCAATCAAGCGCTAAAATATAGAGTGACACTTTATTACACACTGAAATACAGTGACTGCCAATAGAGATCAATGCTTTGATGGAATATCACCGTATTCAAAATATATGGATGTCTTTGATTCATTTGCTGTCCAAAGAAACCTTAGCAAATGATCACATCCATTGGTGCATACAAGTCAAGTTTTCTGTCCCAGCTTTAACTCTTGGCCATACTGTAagttaacttgttttttttactaaagcTTATATTTATAAATAT
The sequence above is drawn from the Odontesthes bonariensis isolate fOdoBon6 chromosome 14, fOdoBon6.hap1, whole genome shotgun sequence genome and encodes:
- the dspa gene encoding desmoplakin-A isoform X2, whose amino-acid sequence is MYGSNQKLHTMGQRSNSRPDLTGTYRNEVFVGGNGYHGDYQAGEGGYTVKTSSFSKSSMHGAVGMKVPGTMIGGAGVGASAQAVQRKASYLIEQCQSFLDNAAYIISNGGSALDVNKFLGMAAETIEQLKMCGRDLSQMHVQNDVFRSVDHLQQMHATIHQKLAGTASIRRKRGSVGSDGERLFNDAMAWIAQQKRLIETAPWGEDSSTIDKQITSHNKFHSSIQGRQEVERAKDELITVDDKYHFNLLENESDNLQKLSVSRLNQLRELQAIIEEISRAIMWVNDREEEELVFDWGDKNIDQYIPKKQESYSRLMRDLEEKEKELNKLKTKATSLINSNHPASDKIEAYMDTLQTQWSWLLQITKCIHVHLKENSAYSQFFKEANETYAKLKRDHEMIQSKFTCNKNTSLENLNELLKNLEMEKERITENKRQVHSLVNKSKSIVRLKPRNPEEKSSSTVMVQALCDFKQDQKGILKGDEGILKDNSQRSKWLVTGPGGLEMSIPSVCLLIPPPNPLSISLASKNEQYYEAIMGICNQLYINIKSLISWQYCIKDLNYINSLTLSMLSTMRPEEYRSMIKRLETHYQEFMQTSRGSEMFGEDDKKTIQGHFDKAQQHYDTLIIQLPSYKEGVKSEPQKPDSQKVISSTTTKVKTQCPPASSTVSLTLLNSLQEIRQRLEMAESGLTSHLHIPLGDNSVHECSVHIQKLQGVHQDLETIHDDYLRLREMITKQLKTIPADSEQAKFLRSELEIINQKVRGLQGLSSTYFQRLVALKALLQSLNQAEDIIKVHEARLTEKDTSSLDIREVENHRITLKQMKNELEQKRDLLTSMESDRNKAFHWNGQISESFHKCDVDLSKYSDLVGQMCDRWHRIQKQIDSRLWDLDKQEKQLLQYQQSSTSLDQWIDNARKRQDNLQLVKINDIQALMEHLNQQKALHNEIKGKKEKVEDVQKNADTCAASIKDYEMQLASYSSGLETLLNIPIKRTMLQSPASVVRRQAADLQAHYIELLTRSSDYYKFLGELLKNMEELKLRNTRIEVLEEEMRRLKDDLLDGNQKNKSLEDALARYKLELSQSKDELLSMEEVKRTTVLQVNAAKDSLGSTQNQIQGLNEQLTRITYQLDEEKRKRRLAEERYNSQQEEYEATVRRRQKELEELNWIKIDLEKSVKDKERELERLKIQLEEEATRRRNAESDISKVRTQCTQEISQLKQTYETEIHVTKTTILKATQQKNEDAAELRLQIEKLSAEKRDLEEELRRLRQSVARTEEQKIKAEKDVSQQRASVVQETRIRSELEVQLRTVLQQRGDDELKLKEVNKNYQEKSKQISMLTLNLEEEGKKRRALELEISHLKQAEAELKAKNTSYLETMNKLKVSEQEIRITRVELEKQSSEKTKAEQSSARLQNRIRELQCSLDGMEAELEKQKKATQEEFTRRKRMEAELERMTHTCREHTTTINSLKSIQIETSNSGRKYEQDLRALQEALDKSLRDHKATKEELVAVTAELKTLKQKLQQELVRIHELNQRNESLYKTIEEKSRQLNEYNKEIEMLKSLTQDLTKERLRLEEELRAVKHERDELKMNKDAIDGETVTQLSALHVQLQSSTKRTTELQVLISDLTKEREKLKLEIEKFQKQSIETSMIVHDSQSQYSELLLEKDSLLSKLKLMEQDKNRQQRLEEELTRIKLTLETEIRNKQRLQDEKNSILNEFNSMKSQYELKDSQIRHCESDRDKAERERLSLKSEIERLMMELRSVDERYKSRLLSSENKASELTLKRDSLEREIQRLKQRPSSLNRQTQTDEKVVTIDPSKLVFDGVRRKVTAHQLCDCGIISKATLDDLLKGKKTVDEVAVDIQLSLKGTGVIAGMTTGSQGKMPFTEAKHKNLLSAESALMLLEAQAATGFIMDPAFNERMPVDTACSRGIVDTEDRDILVAAEAASIGFKDPYTGKVLSVGQACKHGRIDKETAIRLLQAQESVGGILDPVLSVFLPKDLALDRNLIDEDLYRALNKRPTCYLDPATGEKINYNDLRKKCTMEPVSGLLLLRGPEKPMTVKGIRGEVSVSDLVKSELLDETDLQKLSQGKLSSKDIENKLKSYLFGSTCIAGIYDEANDRIMPLYQAMKEGLLMRGTTLELLEAQAASGFVVDPVNNVFLTVDEASKRGIIGKEFKNKLLSAEKAVTGYRDPSTGKIISLFQAIEKDLLEKGHGIRLLEAQIASGGIIDPVESHRIDVSVAYKRGYFDKEMNEILTYEGDDTKGFFDPNTKENLTYLQLKERCITDPKTGLILLPLGDKRKAKTSQESRTNVLRKRRVVIVDPDTGLEMSVREAYHRELIDYDTFLDLSEQECEWEEITIKGSDGSSRLVIVDRKTGTQYDIQECLDSGVINQKSLDQYRAGTLTLTQFADQITSRTSSTEMTIAASNVDDMVTCSSPTHATPSSPTVRKRFNSISITVSPAEMFDDHSPVAAIFDTETLEKITIPEGHRRGIVDTITAQRLLEAQACTGGIINPSTSERLSLEDAVHQSIIDESMASKLKAAQKAYIGFEDMKTKRKMSAAEAVKESWLPYEAGQRFLEFQYLTGGLIEPGTGRRITIEEAIRKGWLDGQGAQKLQDSRNHQKNLTCPKTKLKISYKEAMDNCMVEESNGMKMIQASSISTKGISSPYNVSNPGSRSGSRAGSRTGSRSGSRRGSVDYSSSSYSYSFTSSSSTYNS